In Afipia sp. GAS231, a single window of DNA contains:
- a CDS encoding TrbI/VirB10 family protein, with product MTAENGNDHGQAIPPQTQDEQSTNFRLRAEHPRVTRLSRKVLAGGSAVALLVIGGAVLWSLQSNRFRNQAADELYSTDHHNVADGLTVLPRDYAGVPRQAIPQLGPPLPGDLGRPILAAQSQSPTIGVTAPDMEQQRRDQETEAARVSHVFASTNGREVRSPAAAAQGSDRNAPSSSTTNSDEGSAQNGQDRKLAFLNASVDRRTVSPDRVTRPASPYIVQAGTVIPGALITGIRSDLPGQITAQITENVFDSPTGRLLLVPQGARLIGVYDSQVAFGQSRVLLVWTRLIMPNGRSIVLERQPGADTAGYAGLEDEVDNHWGELLKAAALSTLLAVGTELGAGSDTNSNDSAILQALRHGAGDSLNQTGQQVVRRSLNIQPTLTIRPGFPVRVIVNRDLVLEPYRG from the coding sequence ATGACTGCAGAGAATGGAAACGACCACGGGCAGGCGATTCCGCCGCAAACACAGGACGAGCAGTCTACGAACTTCCGGTTGAGAGCAGAGCACCCGCGCGTGACACGGTTGTCGCGGAAGGTTCTGGCGGGAGGGAGCGCGGTTGCCTTGCTTGTCATCGGCGGAGCTGTGTTGTGGTCGTTGCAGAGCAATCGCTTCCGAAACCAGGCGGCTGATGAACTCTATAGCACCGACCATCACAACGTCGCCGACGGCCTTACGGTGCTGCCGAGGGATTACGCAGGCGTGCCGCGCCAAGCCATCCCGCAGCTTGGTCCGCCCCTCCCTGGAGACCTTGGACGGCCAATCCTTGCCGCACAAAGTCAGTCTCCGACGATCGGAGTGACGGCTCCAGATATGGAACAGCAGCGTCGGGACCAGGAAACCGAGGCCGCCCGCGTGAGCCATGTGTTCGCTTCGACCAATGGGAGAGAAGTGCGTTCGCCTGCTGCCGCGGCGCAGGGGAGCGACCGCAACGCTCCGTCAAGTTCGACCACCAATAGCGACGAAGGATCCGCGCAGAACGGTCAGGATAGGAAGCTCGCCTTCCTCAACGCATCAGTGGATCGCCGTACAGTAAGCCCTGACCGCGTCACCAGGCCGGCTTCACCGTATATCGTCCAGGCTGGAACTGTCATTCCGGGAGCATTGATCACCGGGATCCGATCGGACCTCCCAGGCCAAATCACCGCGCAAATAACTGAAAACGTATTCGATTCGCCGACCGGGCGCCTTCTGCTCGTCCCGCAAGGGGCACGTCTGATCGGCGTTTACGACAGCCAGGTCGCCTTCGGGCAATCGCGCGTGCTGCTGGTTTGGACGCGGCTAATCATGCCGAACGGTCGTTCGATCGTGCTCGAGCGGCAGCCAGGTGCAGACACGGCAGGATATGCCGGCCTCGAAGACGAAGTCGACAACCATTGGGGCGAATTGCTCAAAGCTGCTGCCCTGTCGACACTGCTTGCCGTCGGCACCGAGCTTGGCGCGGGCTCCGACACCAACAGCAACGACAGTGCTATCCTTCAGGCTTTGCGACACGGGGCAGGGGACTCGCTGAATCAAACCGGCCAGCAGGTTGTTCGTCGCAGCCTAAATATTCAGCCGACGCTGACCATACGCCCGGGATTTCCGGTGCGCGTTATCGTCAATCGCGATCTCGTTCTAGAGCCATACCGAGGGTGA
- a CDS encoding acyl-homoserine-lactone synthase, whose product MIQLITERCYGEFSQTLIAMHQLRYRVFKERLDWEVDTSGDMEVDSFDALHPAYLVQVATDGRAQGCVRLLPSVGPTMLGEAFPVLLAGQSAPSKCTIWESSRFALDVATDAPKGKHAIARATYELFAGMIEFGLSRRLTDIVTVTDARMERILRRAGWPLRRLGNPCNLGNTLAVAGYLEISAEVLAGVRDAGGFAGPVLWEPVVLAVA is encoded by the coding sequence ATGATTCAGCTCATCACAGAGCGCTGCTACGGCGAATTTTCGCAAACTCTCATCGCGATGCACCAACTCCGCTATCGGGTTTTCAAGGAGCGGCTAGATTGGGAAGTCGATACCAGTGGAGACATGGAAGTTGACAGTTTCGACGCACTCCATCCTGCCTACCTTGTGCAGGTAGCAACCGACGGTCGGGCACAGGGTTGCGTTAGATTGCTTCCATCTGTCGGACCTACCATGCTGGGTGAAGCTTTTCCCGTACTTCTCGCAGGTCAAAGTGCACCGTCAAAGTGCACGATATGGGAAAGCAGTCGATTCGCGCTGGATGTAGCGACAGACGCTCCTAAAGGAAAGCACGCCATCGCTCGCGCGACATATGAATTGTTCGCTGGCATGATCGAATTCGGCCTCTCGCGACGACTTACTGATATCGTCACAGTAACCGACGCCCGAATGGAACGAATCCTGCGCCGCGCCGGCTGGCCCTTACGACGCCTGGGCAATCCGTGCAATCTTGGGAATACCCTGGCCGTTGCAGGTTATCTCGAGATATCCGCTGAGGTGCTGGCTGGGGTCCGCGACGCCGGTGGTTTCGCCGGGCCCGTCCTTTGGGAGCCGGTCGTTCTCGCGGTTGCCTGA
- the trbJ gene encoding P-type conjugative transfer protein TrbJ encodes MSRLSSLLVAGTVAVTLGVTVPVRAQSIVFDPNNYVQNVLTAARALQQINNQITSLQNQAQLLINQARNLASLPYSSLQQLQSSIQRTQQLLAQAQRIAYDVQQIDRAFSTSYVPVTGSQSSQMMITNAHSRWQNSVAALQDALRVQAGVVGNLDTNRIETSALVTSSQGASGALQATQAGNQILALQAQQLADLTATVAAQGRAQSLEAAQRASAQDQGREQLRRFLMPGQGYQSSNVQMFHR; translated from the coding sequence ATGAGCCGTCTCAGCTCTTTGCTGGTCGCTGGAACCGTCGCCGTCACGCTTGGCGTCACGGTGCCCGTACGAGCGCAGTCGATCGTCTTCGACCCCAACAATTACGTCCAGAACGTCCTGACTGCGGCGCGGGCGCTGCAGCAGATCAACAATCAGATCACCTCGTTGCAGAACCAGGCACAGTTGCTGATCAATCAGGCAAGGAATCTCGCAAGCCTGCCGTATTCATCGCTGCAGCAACTGCAATCGTCGATCCAGCGGACTCAGCAATTGCTGGCCCAGGCTCAGCGCATCGCTTACGACGTTCAGCAGATCGATCGCGCGTTCTCGACCAGCTATGTGCCCGTCACTGGCAGCCAGTCCAGCCAGATGATGATCACCAACGCCCATTCGCGGTGGCAGAATTCAGTGGCTGCGTTGCAGGACGCGCTCCGGGTTCAGGCCGGCGTGGTCGGTAACCTCGACACCAACCGCATCGAAACGTCGGCGCTGGTGACGTCAAGTCAGGGCGCCAGCGGCGCCCTGCAGGCGACCCAGGCCGGCAATCAGATCCTTGCGCTTCAGGCGCAACAACTCGCCGATCTCACCGCAACAGTTGCAGCACAAGGCAGGGCGCAGAGCCTTGAGGCAGCTCAGCGCGCCTCAGCGCAAGATCAGGGTCGAGAACAGCTTCGACGTTTCCTGATGCCGGGACAGGGATATCAATCCTCCAACGTGCAGATGTTCCACCGATGA
- the trbK-alt gene encoding putative entry exclusion protein TrbK-alt: MTDTGPFKALSLLTSAGILVVAACTIQLRGREDTSSPSKAEQIADVDGSDLARCRSVTSEDAANYQHCQKVWAENRRRFLGRKDGAAVSGHGNPAAGLTPAPKDESRVPQGYPAVEIPEAGKP, encoded by the coding sequence ATGACCGATACAGGCCCCTTCAAGGCGTTGTCGCTGCTCACATCAGCCGGGATACTGGTCGTCGCAGCCTGCACGATCCAGCTTCGTGGTCGAGAAGATACGTCTTCGCCGTCAAAAGCAGAGCAGATCGCAGACGTCGACGGTTCCGACCTCGCCCGCTGCCGCAGCGTCACTTCGGAGGATGCGGCGAACTATCAGCATTGCCAGAAGGTGTGGGCCGAAAACCGGCGTCGCTTCCTTGGCAGGAAGGATGGTGCCGCAGTTTCCGGCCACGGTAATCCGGCCGCCGGCCTGACGCCCGCGCCAAAGGATGAGAGCCGGGTACCGCAAGGGTATCCCGCAGTTGAGATACCTGAGGCGGGCAAGCCATGA
- a CDS encoding LysR family transcriptional regulator has product MDQPRVLRMHAVDLKQLRFAIAAADYGSLRQAAELLSIRHSILSRSIRQLEHRIGVTVFERSGGGVKPTPAGRRVLRMARLILEQVDVLVATAKSNGRGEAGRLSVGFCTSISAGNLRATLTEFKSRFPQVELATIERSRIRLATALRNDTIDILVVTGEVPLPDNNVRPLWSERILVSLAEDHPLAARSAIYWTDLRNETILLSQHDPGRELEDLLISKLVSPEDRPRIARHDVSRGIIKSLVSMKLGISLVLESDVGASFAGLAYRELRDGTGSTRFDFSAHWRADNDNPALEGFLKLLAERYPSLTSGE; this is encoded by the coding sequence ATGGACCAGCCACGCGTGCTCCGGATGCACGCTGTTGATCTGAAGCAGCTCCGATTTGCAATCGCAGCCGCAGATTACGGGAGTCTTCGGCAAGCTGCCGAATTACTGTCCATTCGACACTCGATCCTGAGCCGTTCTATTCGTCAGCTTGAGCATCGGATTGGCGTCACTGTATTCGAGCGCTCAGGTGGAGGGGTAAAGCCTACGCCAGCTGGGCGACGCGTTCTGAGGATGGCCCGGTTAATTCTGGAGCAAGTCGATGTGCTTGTTGCAACGGCAAAATCGAACGGGCGAGGCGAAGCTGGCCGCCTTTCGGTCGGCTTCTGCACCTCCATATCCGCCGGCAATCTGCGAGCGACACTGACCGAATTCAAGAGCCGGTTTCCGCAAGTCGAACTCGCGACCATCGAGCGGTCGCGAATACGCCTAGCAACTGCGTTGCGAAACGACACGATCGACATTCTGGTCGTAACTGGCGAGGTGCCGCTGCCCGACAATAACGTTCGCCCCCTCTGGAGTGAGCGAATCCTGGTCTCCTTGGCCGAAGATCATCCATTGGCCGCGCGCAGCGCAATCTATTGGACGGACCTCCGGAACGAGACCATTCTATTGAGCCAGCACGATCCCGGACGCGAACTCGAGGATCTCCTGATATCAAAGCTTGTTTCTCCTGAAGATCGCCCTAGGATCGCGCGCCATGACGTCAGCCGAGGCATTATTAAGAGCCTTGTCAGCATGAAGCTTGGGATCAGCTTGGTCCTGGAATCAGATGTTGGCGCAAGCTTCGCTGGTTTGGCCTATCGCGAATTGCGCGATGGGACCGGGTCGACCCGCTTTGATTTTTCGGCGCATTGGCGAGCCGATAATGACAATCCCGCCCTCGAAGGTTTTCTCAAACTCTTGGCCGAACGCTATCCTTCGCTGACGTCTGGTGAATGA
- a CDS encoding DUF2274 domain-containing protein: MSKLKIGALPDERPVKVSVELPASVHRDLVAYAAALGRETGQPVSDPSKLIAPMLARFMATDRGFAKRRRMTHSPDVSEG; this comes from the coding sequence ATGTCCAAGCTCAAGATTGGGGCGCTACCAGACGAGAGACCAGTCAAGGTCAGCGTTGAACTGCCGGCTTCAGTGCATCGAGATCTGGTGGCTTACGCGGCGGCTCTTGGGCGAGAAACGGGGCAGCCGGTCAGCGATCCGAGTAAGCTGATCGCGCCCATGTTGGCGCGATTCATGGCCACGGATCGTGGATTTGCAAAACGGCGTCGTATGACTCATTCACCAGACGTCAGCGAAGGATAG
- the trbL gene encoding P-type conjugative transfer protein TrbL, producing MTGTGVIDQFLETFTRYIDNGFGLLGGDVGYLATTLVAIDITLAALFWSWGTDEDIIARLVKKTLFVGVFAYLIGNWNSLARIIFESFAGLGLKASGASLSATDFLRPGKIAQVGLDAGRPLLDSISNLMGYISFFENFVQIVVLLFAWVVVLLAFFILAIQLFVTLIEFKLTTLAGFVLIPFGLFGKTAFAAERVLGNVISSGIKVLVLAVIVGVGSTLFSQFTSGFGGAQPTIEDAMTLVLAALSLLGLGIFGPGIANGLVSGGPQLGAGAAIGTGLAAGGVVAAGAGLAAGGAGFAGGAIAGTARGGGAVLSGASAAYRSGGLAGVAEAGSSAAMSPLRRATTASASNGHASEPAASSSADGQPDWARRMKRAETIRHGASTAGHAVRSGDHGGSGSSVDLSEGEH from the coding sequence ATGACTGGTACCGGGGTCATCGATCAATTCCTGGAGACGTTCACACGCTACATCGACAACGGCTTTGGACTGCTGGGTGGCGACGTCGGCTATCTTGCAACGACCCTGGTTGCGATCGACATCACGCTCGCCGCCCTGTTCTGGAGCTGGGGAACGGATGAGGACATCATCGCGCGCCTTGTCAAAAAGACGCTCTTTGTCGGCGTCTTTGCGTATCTGATCGGCAATTGGAACAGCCTGGCGCGCATCATCTTCGAGAGCTTTGCTGGCCTCGGTCTGAAAGCGTCCGGCGCGAGCCTCTCCGCGACAGATTTCCTGAGGCCGGGAAAGATCGCTCAAGTCGGACTCGACGCCGGTCGGCCGCTACTCGACTCGATCTCGAACCTGATGGGCTACATCAGCTTCTTCGAGAATTTCGTCCAGATCGTCGTTTTGCTGTTCGCATGGGTCGTGGTGCTGCTCGCCTTCTTCATTCTGGCGATCCAGCTCTTCGTTACCCTGATTGAGTTCAAGCTCACGACGCTTGCCGGTTTCGTGCTCATTCCCTTTGGCTTGTTTGGCAAGACCGCCTTCGCGGCAGAGCGGGTCTTGGGCAACGTCATATCCTCCGGAATCAAGGTTTTGGTCCTAGCCGTCATTGTCGGCGTCGGCTCGACCCTGTTCTCTCAGTTCACCTCAGGCTTCGGCGGTGCACAGCCAACGATCGAAGACGCGATGACGCTGGTACTCGCAGCGCTATCGTTGTTGGGCCTCGGTATCTTCGGTCCGGGAATCGCAAACGGCCTGGTTTCCGGTGGACCGCAACTCGGCGCGGGCGCTGCAATTGGAACTGGCCTTGCTGCTGGCGGCGTTGTTGCGGCAGGTGCCGGACTTGCCGCAGGTGGTGCTGGCTTCGCCGGTGGCGCGATCGCAGGTACTGCGCGTGGTGGGGGTGCCGTCTTGAGCGGCGCATCCGCTGCCTATCGAAGCGGCGGTCTTGCCGGCGTCGCTGAAGCCGGTAGCTCGGCTGCCATGAGCCCGTTACGTCGAGCTACGACCGCATCCGCCAGCAACGGGCACGCAAGCGAACCGGCTGCGAGCTCTTCGGCGGACGGTCAACCTGATTGGGCACGACGCATGAAACGTGCCGAGACCATTCGGCATGGCGCGTCGACAGCCGGCCACGCGGTCCGCTCCGGCGATCATGGCGGCAGCGGCTCCTCCGTCGATTTGTCCGAAGGAGAGCACTGA
- the trbG gene encoding P-type conjugative transfer protein TrbG, giving the protein MTKSTFDAFSKHPIQQRRLNSSWFKLLASKRTLLSALLLCTSALGGCATYIPPEISYDTEVPPLPAPPMPVDDRLQPLHVPPLWKPVLGGKSGGKEDAEPVSRVETANGAARVEPRKKGYFNAAQIYAYSPGALYQVYAAPGQITDIALEEGEQLTGSGPIAAGDTVRWVVGDTESGSGDTRRVHILVKPTRASIETNLVVNTDRRTYLIELRSRERPYMPSVAWYYPETVRERSRAATLRPVLPDPTQRVFRYAIEGDSPPWRPVAAYDDGHKVYVEFPQGIVQGEMPPLFVIGPDGKTQLVNYRAYGNVLIVDRLFAAAELRLGGEHQQKVRIVRTDGRSST; this is encoded by the coding sequence GTGACCAAATCGACGTTTGACGCATTTTCGAAACATCCCATCCAGCAACGTAGGCTCAACTCGAGTTGGTTCAAGTTATTGGCCTCGAAGCGAACGCTCTTGTCCGCTCTTCTTCTATGTACGTCGGCTCTCGGAGGGTGCGCGACCTACATTCCGCCAGAGATCAGCTATGACACCGAAGTCCCGCCATTGCCGGCGCCTCCGATGCCGGTCGACGACAGACTGCAGCCGCTTCACGTTCCACCACTCTGGAAGCCTGTTCTGGGCGGCAAGTCGGGTGGGAAGGAAGACGCCGAACCTGTGAGCCGAGTTGAGACCGCAAACGGTGCGGCACGAGTCGAACCGCGCAAGAAAGGATACTTCAACGCGGCGCAAATTTATGCTTACAGCCCGGGTGCGCTCTACCAGGTTTACGCCGCTCCCGGACAGATCACGGATATTGCGCTCGAGGAGGGAGAGCAATTGACGGGATCAGGTCCAATCGCGGCCGGAGACACCGTGCGCTGGGTGGTGGGCGATACAGAGAGCGGGAGCGGCGACACGCGGCGCGTCCACATCCTGGTGAAGCCGACCCGCGCGTCGATCGAGACCAACCTCGTCGTCAACACGGACCGACGCACCTATCTGATCGAGCTGCGCTCTCGCGAGCGGCCATACATGCCATCCGTTGCCTGGTATTATCCGGAAACGGTTCGCGAACGATCGCGAGCCGCCACACTAAGACCTGTTCTTCCCGATCCGACGCAGCGTGTCTTTCGCTACGCGATCGAAGGCGACAGCCCGCCTTGGCGGCCAGTTGCCGCGTATGATGATGGCCATAAGGTCTATGTCGAATTCCCGCAAGGGATTGTCCAAGGCGAGATGCCGCCGCTCTTCGTCATCGGGCCCGACGGCAAAACCCAGCTCGTCAACTATCGCGCCTACGGTAATGTTCTGATCGTAGATCGGCTATTTGCAGCCGCAGAACTGCGGCTCGGGGGTGAGCACCAGCAGAAGGTCAGGATTGTCAGGACTGACGGGAGGTCCTCAACATGA
- a CDS encoding LuxR family transcriptional regulator produces MHRVYQRFIDLLSSAGGAEDFSKAMATAAAAMDLSCFAYLALPYRRSREPLVISTYPADWVTRYLQNNYERLDPVITQALQNPEPFRWGLGLTARQLSSAQQELFYEASEFGIRFGFTVPIHDGHGPIAALTFATDEKRAQFESRINSQARVLQLMAMYFHAHVRRKLSGDRRIGEALLSPRELECLEWAAKGKSAWEIGRILGISRHTVASYLDNAKEKLGVRTIVQAATRLAAAKREEHN; encoded by the coding sequence ATGCACCGTGTTTATCAAAGATTTATTGATCTCCTATCGAGCGCTGGAGGCGCGGAAGATTTTTCCAAAGCGATGGCTACTGCGGCAGCCGCGATGGATTTGTCCTGTTTTGCGTATCTTGCGCTGCCGTATCGGCGAAGCAGAGAACCTCTTGTAATTTCGACATATCCTGCCGATTGGGTTACTCGCTATTTGCAAAACAATTACGAGCGCCTTGATCCGGTCATTACGCAAGCGCTTCAGAACCCAGAACCCTTCCGGTGGGGTTTGGGCTTAACCGCAAGACAACTCTCTTCGGCACAGCAGGAACTATTTTACGAAGCTTCTGAGTTTGGAATCCGATTCGGCTTTACGGTTCCTATCCACGATGGTCATGGCCCCATCGCCGCACTGACCTTCGCCACAGACGAAAAGCGGGCGCAATTCGAAAGCCGCATCAATTCGCAGGCGCGTGTTCTTCAACTCATGGCAATGTATTTCCATGCTCACGTTCGACGTAAGCTTTCAGGCGATCGGAGAATCGGCGAGGCGCTACTATCTCCTCGCGAACTCGAATGCCTGGAATGGGCTGCAAAAGGCAAGAGCGCCTGGGAGATCGGGCGCATCCTTGGCATCTCACGTCACACCGTAGCCTCCTATCTTGACAATGCGAAGGAAAAGCTTGGCGTGCGTACAATCGTGCAAGCGGCGACACGCCTAGCGGCTGCAAAACGAGAAGAGCACAATTAA
- the trbF gene encoding conjugal transfer protein TrbF, translating into MFKRPSVHYGRMPEPITPYQKAAQVWDERIGSARVQAKNWRLMAFGSLMLSAGLAIGLVWQSARGSITPWVVEVDRLGQAQRVAPANTDYQPTDAQIAYHLARFIEDVRGLPADGIVLRQNWLRAYDFTTDRGAGALNDYARNDDPFAKLGKAQISVDVSSVIRASPDSFRIAWIQRIYDNGSLSATERWTAILTIVIETPRDAERLRKNPLGVYVRAINWSKELGQ; encoded by the coding sequence ATGTTCAAACGACCTTCCGTTCACTATGGGCGCATGCCCGAACCTATCACGCCGTACCAAAAGGCAGCGCAGGTTTGGGACGAGCGCATCGGATCGGCGCGCGTGCAAGCCAAGAACTGGCGCTTGATGGCCTTCGGCAGCCTCATGCTGTCAGCCGGTCTTGCAATCGGACTTGTCTGGCAATCGGCGCGAGGGTCGATCACGCCCTGGGTGGTCGAAGTCGATCGTCTCGGCCAGGCCCAAAGGGTCGCCCCGGCCAATACCGACTATCAACCCACCGACGCGCAGATTGCTTACCACTTGGCGCGCTTTATTGAAGATGTCAGGGGCCTGCCGGCCGACGGTATCGTTCTGCGCCAGAATTGGCTTCGTGCGTATGACTTTACGACCGATCGCGGCGCGGGCGCACTTAACGATTATGCACGTAACGACGATCCCTTTGCCAAGTTGGGTAAGGCGCAGATCTCCGTCGATGTCTCGAGCGTCATCCGCGCTTCTCCAGACAGCTTTCGGATCGCGTGGATCCAACGCATTTACGACAACGGGTCGTTGAGTGCGACCGAGCGCTGGACCGCGATTCTCACGATCGTCATCGAGACGCCGCGCGATGCCGAACGCCTGCGCAAGAATCCCCTTGGCGTCTACGTCCGCGCTATCAACTGGTCAAAGGAGTTGGGTCAGTGA
- the trbE gene encoding conjugal transfer protein TrbE, which produces MMNLAEYRHSNARLADFLPWAALVDEGIILNKDGSFQRTAKFRGPDLDSAVPAELVGVAGRLNNALRRLGSGWAVFVEAQRHFAGVYPPNTFPDVASALVDAERRAQFEEAGAHYESSYFLTFLYLPPEEGVARAERLLYEGRDRTVGADAREVLHGFADQTNRVLQLVEGFMPECAWLDDQDTLTYLHSTISTRRHRVRVPEIPMYIDALLADQTLTGGLEPMLGSANVRVLTIVGFPGTTTPGILDDLNRLAFSYRWSTRAIMLDKTDATKLLTKIRRQWFAKRKSIGAILKEVMTNEASTLLDTDAHNKAIDADAALQELGSDQIGQAFVTATITVWDGDPGAADEKLRLVEKVIQGRDFTCMIETVNAVEAWLGSLPGHVYANVRQPPVSTLNLAHMIPMSAVWAGEARDLHFKGPPLLFGKTEGSTPFRFSLHVGDVGHTLVVGPTGAGKSVLLALMALQFRRYPNSQVFAFDFGGSIRAAALAMDGDWHDLGGALSEGNENPVALQPLAWIDDPSERGWATEWIGAILAREKIEITPEVKDHLWSALTSLASAPRQERTLTGLSVLLQSNSLKRALQPYCLGGPSGRLLDAEFERLGEASIQAFETEGLIGTSAAPAVLAYLFHRIGDRLDGRPTLLIVDEGWLALDDEDFAGQLREWLKTLRKKNASVIFATQSLSDIDGSAIAPAIIESCPTRLLLPNERAIEPQITAIYRRFGLNDRQIELLSRATPKRDYYCQSRRGNRMFELGLGEVALAFTAASSKTDQAAIERLLAEHGRDGFVPAWLQHRGVAWATDLIPNLGNLERSL; this is translated from the coding sequence CTGCCTTGGGCAGCCCTGGTCGACGAGGGAATTATCCTGAACAAGGACGGTTCGTTCCAGCGGACAGCAAAGTTCCGTGGCCCCGACCTCGACAGCGCAGTGCCGGCTGAACTTGTCGGCGTCGCCGGTCGCCTGAACAACGCCTTGCGTCGTCTGGGATCTGGCTGGGCCGTGTTCGTTGAGGCGCAGCGCCATTTTGCAGGTGTTTACCCGCCGAACACCTTTCCGGATGTCGCGTCTGCATTGGTCGACGCCGAGCGCAGAGCACAATTCGAGGAGGCAGGCGCCCACTACGAGTCCAGCTATTTTCTGACGTTCCTCTACTTGCCGCCGGAGGAAGGAGTGGCCAGGGCAGAGCGACTGCTCTATGAGGGCCGCGATCGAACCGTGGGAGCTGACGCTCGGGAGGTGCTCCATGGGTTCGCCGATCAAACCAACCGCGTGCTTCAGCTCGTTGAAGGGTTCATGCCGGAATGCGCCTGGCTCGATGATCAGGACACGCTGACCTACCTGCACTCAACGATTTCAACCAGGCGTCATCGCGTTCGAGTGCCCGAAATTCCCATGTACATCGATGCGCTGCTGGCCGACCAGACGCTGACCGGTGGGCTTGAGCCAATGTTGGGCTCAGCCAACGTTCGAGTTCTCACGATTGTCGGCTTCCCGGGCACGACGACCCCGGGAATTTTAGATGATCTGAATCGCCTGGCGTTTTCGTATCGCTGGTCGACTCGGGCAATCATGCTCGACAAGACCGATGCCACCAAGCTGCTGACCAAGATCCGCCGCCAGTGGTTCGCAAAGAGAAAGTCGATTGGCGCCATTCTCAAGGAGGTCATGACCAACGAGGCGTCGACGCTGCTCGATACCGACGCCCACAACAAAGCTATCGACGCCGACGCCGCGTTGCAGGAACTCGGTTCGGATCAGATCGGACAAGCCTTTGTCACGGCAACTATCACCGTCTGGGATGGCGATCCCGGTGCAGCCGATGAAAAGCTGCGGCTGGTCGAGAAAGTCATTCAGGGCCGCGATTTCACCTGCATGATCGAAACGGTGAACGCCGTCGAAGCTTGGCTCGGCAGCCTGCCGGGACATGTCTACGCCAATGTGCGGCAGCCGCCGGTCTCGACCCTTAACCTCGCTCATATGATTCCGATGTCGGCGGTGTGGGCTGGCGAGGCGAGGGATCTGCACTTCAAAGGTCCGCCCCTCCTGTTCGGCAAGACCGAGGGATCAACGCCATTCCGGTTCTCTCTCCACGTCGGCGACGTCGGCCATACCCTGGTGGTGGGACCCACGGGTGCTGGTAAGTCGGTTCTGCTTGCTCTGATGGCGCTGCAGTTCCGCCGTTACCCGAACTCTCAGGTCTTTGCGTTCGATTTCGGCGGTTCGATCCGGGCGGCCGCGCTCGCCATGGATGGCGACTGGCATGATCTGGGCGGCGCATTGTCTGAAGGAAATGAAAACCCCGTCGCCCTACAGCCGCTGGCCTGGATCGATGATCCCTCGGAGCGAGGATGGGCCACCGAATGGATCGGCGCGATTCTGGCGCGGGAGAAGATCGAGATCACCCCGGAGGTCAAAGATCATCTGTGGTCGGCGCTGACGTCTCTCGCTTCGGCGCCGAGGCAGGAACGCACGCTCACGGGCCTGTCAGTCCTCCTGCAATCCAACTCCCTGAAGCGCGCCTTGCAACCCTATTGCCTGGGCGGTCCTTCTGGGCGCCTACTCGATGCCGAATTCGAGCGCCTTGGCGAAGCTTCGATCCAGGCGTTTGAGACCGAAGGGTTGATCGGAACGAGCGCGGCCCCGGCCGTGCTGGCGTACCTCTTTCATCGTATTGGAGACCGTCTCGACGGCCGGCCCACACTTCTCATTGTTGATGAGGGTTGGCTGGCCCTAGACGATGAGGATTTTGCCGGCCAGCTTCGCGAATGGCTGAAGACGCTTCGCAAGAAGAATGCGTCTGTCATCTTCGCCACCCAATCGCTTTCAGATATCGACGGCTCCGCCATCGCGCCGGCGATCATCGAAAGCTGTCCGACGCGGCTGCTGCTGCCGAACGAGCGGGCGATCGAGCCGCAAATCACCGCGATCTACCGCCGCTTCGGCCTCAACGACCGCCAGATCGAGCTTCTAAGCCGGGCGACGCCGAAGCGTGACTATTATTGCCAGTCCCGCCGCGGCAACCGGATGTTCGAGCTCGGCCTTGGCGAGGTTGCCCTCGCCTTTACGGCCGCCTCTTCCAAGACCGACCAGGCTGCCATCGAGCGGCTCCTAGCCGAACATGGACGCGACGGCTTCGTGCCCGCCTGGCTCCAGCACCGAGGCGTCGCCTGGGCCACAGACCTCATCCCCAATCTCGGCAACCTGGAGAGATCACTATGA